A portion of the Misgurnus anguillicaudatus chromosome 16, ASM2758022v2, whole genome shotgun sequence genome contains these proteins:
- the LOC129422038 gene encoding uncharacterized protein: MDRWVLEGDSYSFFRSAPRAFNLQNRDVPNRVEIFDITAVPSHRNAISETTCLCDIFGDDCESPSLSSSPPSATCLKREADQPFPVDDANDSSGSYHTASGSDSGDNTEVTYTTPSPKNIKDFSTFETRESSSSPLESTVSENGLYPFHCTPPAHHVNSDELSHADSWEKPQVSANETERVNVSEPQEFNLTPDASLITLAKEPLEKRKPAFHEQGEIITAPEHTSTLLDDVVSSENPECMNSSLTDHCSQQDDFLSTKQMVNSGSPSELTMSTSPANEDINCIPVPSVTPELKVTSSSSPVSSEICSTPVSLGKSSPVLSNLVSTQAENTSNFPDLKDTCGTPGCCTRPSSNDMEIDSPTVPTTESKELVYSADARERSAEINGICSSTDVLAPVHTPEPIVTHSPVDYTTSPSPTSDRIICSTEPEASASPGTGHSEICSMSDHSGTTHSPEPVMIHSPQSYISNSSPLNEREMYSTEPEDVLSSPVITGIGNSDICSMSDHSATTHSPEPEAIHSPQSYLSNSSPLNERDVYSTEPEDVPFSPGISNSDICSSPDHSVPAHSPEPVIIHSPMDYNMSPSPTNERNVYLVERDDLSPSPAVSRTDYRVTPTYSIDSASELRSITSSPNSRQNYLTPDPTSPAPSLELRSVTCSPEIKTISHSVLPQDACPEIEGVANSVVSLTEAVCGNYSETSNSLLGDDASFLPTSENFLSTPRSISRASSLGSNQTRDVALSSDLQPALEPSSTLVQEENQPLHIICEQSPPSPSRLESRHFDDLAQTEIFKQTSSVNKCSGSAPQDLTQMLTSQDSRTQEVQIKTSQEIVSDDRTDLNMESVEIKEYNIEVCNNNETEMLKNDTAGSDKTFSQVPVALSESPVAICKDNGKEYDRQPCGEKEESGKREGEGVETREESSYREEQVDLSLSARNRKGPAGHSPAPSSRDPKSGIPARCYFESHPTTLQQQGQLRAEGSKQESKCGAGRVQTSVHGKISSAGFVSPECLGEASSMGSEFDEADNEVKWFTDLAFRSLSSPEVDYLDVYNSSHRSSTNVSHPSTNVDSPGAVAWMTYADLRGSTLHENDDLLHSSSLSSRDGLDPAKRFEMGSFECVDVALETKEESCRRKRTVPKRQIQLLRRNTDESKPKTNTENVLDSLPAHKNSKDTLVRQHSTPVFVQEKMSREDPASPQTDRKQTLQKSLSLDDAPPKTQMASSIIKSILSKKMHDAQKETSGIISPTGDKNRHPDISPSSEQSSIEKHSLNSSQHSEHIFSSKDFAGKGERSPHPPLKKCPPKVPPKPIFRPLFINTGEADFIREETRPIRVAHPFEDKALVKLNSKNDKQDERGGNLKEQYNRDSANARITSAALATQTVTMQSRMTNRDTERQMTQENRRQHDGSVFMSKTPEITLKPSTVKEKKKSSLKVSLSPDLERSKEFCEYQSMEKSAEDVDVEVPDMKEDDKTKSVIHKVRDVRKLVKNSYNLSFKGSNSTSAAEDAPIQEKRDRPPPTPPALHIECKAISWKDKQTSSKATHWQGETQAVDISKISRPGPAAETSRDTDITEITSKASLTTILPTDSQCTTFGGLNEPGKTAERSSGHCDQSSMQAMPPRPKSKDREVSALMVLQGGTSKTIQNTSSSTITDSNQTKDIISSHSVSMLLKEKGMQADIGVCDVITNGVSATAKHVNRLEVPLQASLSEAHASTAKLLPCSPTAFDNSSSMSVHSQDGLHFKPKDKSEIFKQTLAEESSVEQRKEQEKTKISASTTMTQISTNLTTSVKPEVRSVSSSIKNNTTTTTASKEIELPIQVRSISSDRLKPFVPPPKAFKQSFAEIKSMSCDVPKPDTQIASVIKQQTKSTIEPKKNELQQTLNEASSNNTKRLAVSAVSSCKPPPIPVTSTPNSVQKSATPTFTSVDQRQSSAFFQAPSSSQQMTTSFSQDHSILPSSFAYNTSIKPTGSQAYSHAQPVTRASNNRFNTEDHRFYATDDPPSYDERERFSPLRVSDLPPQSLCRLHSNTMQSACSCTQSSHLNQGHPHHNPQIRTPPVSQSPGQVLTCQGAPPQAQVRPHQCRPEGQGLNYLPVSTNTTAPHASALIQPMHHPRACPVPNTQPYGEDHPPTGPHMDRRMTNCHSPQAIGHAPYHEYANMSALDPRPQLFSPQELPPSFGHDYGNEGPGGANVLYPDNASGISCSQAPRRVLLDPDTGKYFYVEVPMQPLRKMLFDPELGQYVEVLIPQQAMSHSGLYQPAAPPYSSLHNPGLYAPQYLPYAVPSYPTIPSSAQQVRHPEAHPVPTTLHQTSLRYGSPASQMPKTEPKGHSSLDQSYLENMYYIPTGINASPNSAPSDCYHKPSSNLPPPGGRRV; encoded by the coding sequence TAGCCCGCCCTCTGCCACATGTCTTAAAAGGGAAGCAGATCAGCCTTTTCCAGTGGATGATGCCAATGATTCTTCAGGATCATATCACACTGCCAGTGGATCTGACTCGGGTGACAATACTGAAGTCACTTACACCACACCCTCTCCAAAAAATATAAAGGATTTTTCCACATTTGAAACCAGGGAATCAAGTTCATCGCCACTTGAATCAACTGTCTCTGAAAATGGACTTTACCCTTTTCACTGCACACCGCCTGCACACCATGTAAATAGTGATGAGCTTTCACATGCAGATAGCTGGGAAAAACCACAAGTGTCTGCGAATGAAACCGAAAGGGTGAATGTATCTGAACCACAGGAGTTTAATTTGACACCAGATGCGAGTCTGATTACTTTAGCAAAGGAGCCTTTGGAGAAAAGGAAACCTGCCTTTCATGAGCAAGGAGAAATTATTACAGCCCCCGAACATACAAGCACACTTTTAGATGATGTTGTTTCTTCTGAGAACCCTGAATGTATGAACTCATCACTTACTGATCATTGTTCACAACAGGATGACTTTCTCTCAACGAAACAGATGGTTAACAGTGGATCTCCATCAGAACTGACAATGTCCACCTCACCTGCAAACGAAGATATTAATTGTATACCTGTACCCAGTGTAACACCTGAGCTCAAGGTAACATCTTCCTCCTCCCCTGTAAGCAGTGAAATATGCTCCACACCTGTTTCTTTGGGTAAATCTTCACCTGTTTTGTCGAATTTGGTTTCAACACAAGCAGAGAACACGTCAAATTTTCCAGACTTGAAAGACACGTGTGGCACACCTGGTTGTTGTACACGTCCTTCCAGTAATGATATGGAAATCGATTCCCCAACTGTGCCTACCACTGAATCAAAAGAGCTGGTGTATTCTGCAGATGCCAGAGAAAGATCAGCTGAGATCAATGGCATCTGTTCCTCTACTGATGTCCTAGCACCTGTTCACACACCTGAACCAATAGTCACTCACTCACCTGTGGATTACACCACCAGCCCATCACCTACAAGTGACAGAATTATTTGTTCAACTGAACCCGAAGCCTCAGCGTCTCCAGGGACTGGTCACAGTGAAATATGCTCCATGTCTGATCACTCAGGAACGACTCACTCACCAGAACCAGTAATGATTCACTCACCTCAGAGTTATATAAGCAACTCCTCTCCATTAAATGAGAGAGAAATGTATTCTACTGAACCTGAAGATGTATTATCCTCCCCTGTCATCACTGGCATTGGTAACAGTGACATCTGCTCCATGTCTGATCACTCAGCAACAACTCACTCACCAGAACCAGAAGCGATTCACTCACCTCAGAGTTATTTAAGCAACTCCTCTCCATTAAATGAAAGAGATGTGTATTCAACTGAACCTGAAGATGTACCATTCTCCCCTGGCATTAGTAACAGTGATATTTGCTCCTCTCCTGACCACTCTGTTCCTGCTCACTCACCAGAACCAGTAATAATTCACTCACCTATGGATTATAACATGAGCCCATCACCAACAAATGagagaaatgtttatttagtggAAAGGGATGACCTGTCACCTTCCCCTGCTGTCTCAAGAACTGACTACAGAGTGACACCAACATACAGTATAGATTCTGCATCTGAGTTAAGAAGCATTACCTCTTCTCCAAACAGTAGACAAAACTACCTTACACCAGATCCTACTTCACCAGCCCCTTCACTTGAGCTGAGATCAGTCACATGCTCACCTGAAATAAAGACAATATCACACAGTGTTCTGCCACAAGATGCATGCCCTGAGATTGAAGGGGTAGCAAACAGTGTTGTTTCACTGACTGAAGCTGTCTGTGGCAACTACTCTGAAACTTCTAACTCTCTTCTTGGAGATGATGCCTCTTTCTTACCCACCTCAGAGAATTTTTTGTCAACACCAAGGAGCATATCAAGGGCATCATCGCTTGGTTCAAACCAAACCAGAGATGTAGCATTATCCTCTGATCTCCAACCAGCCTTGGAACCTTCCAGCACTCTTGTTCAGGAAGAAAATCAGCCCTTACACATAATCTGTGAACAGAGTCCTCCTTCTCCTAGCCGATTAGAAAGCAGACATTTTGATGACCTTGCTCAAACAGAGATCTTTAAACAAACCTCATCAGTGAATAAATGTAGCGGTTCTGCACCGCAAGATCTCACCCAAATGCTGACCTCACAAGATTCACGAACACAAGaggtacaaataaaaacaagtcAGGAAATTGTCAGTGATGACAGAACTGATTTAAATATGGAATCTGTGGAAATTAAAGAATATAATATAGAGGTTTGTAATAATAATGAAACAGAAATGTTGAAGAATGATACTGCAGGTAGTGACAAGACTTTTAGCCAAGTGCCTGTGGCATTAAGTGAAAGTCCAGTGGCTATCTGTAAGGACAATGGCAAAGAATACGATAGGCAGCCATGTGGAGAGAAGGAAGAGAGtggaaagagagagggagaaggggTGGAGACTAGGGAAGAGAGTAGTTACAGAGAGGAACAGGTTGACCTGTCACTCAGTGCCAGGAATAGAAAAGGGCCTGCAGGCCACAGCCCAGCTCCCTCAAGTCGAGACCCAAAGTCTGGAATTCCAGCTCGGTGTTATTTTGAGTCGCACCCTACAACTCTACAGCAACAGGGTCAGCTTAGAGCAGAAGGCTCAAAACAAGAGAGCAAGTGTGGCGCCGGGAGGGTCCAGACATCTGTCCACGGTAAAATCAGCAGTGCAGGCTTTGTTTCTCCAGAGTGTCTTGGTGAGGCCTCCAGCATGGGAAGTGAGTTTGATGAAGCAGACAATGAGGTGAAGTGGTTTACAGATTTGGCTTTCAGAAGCCTATCTAGCCCTGAGGTGGATTATTTGGATGTGTACAATTCAAGCCACAGGTCATCTACAAATGTTTCACATCCATCTACAAATGTGGACAGCCCTGGTGCTGTTGCATGGATGACCTACGCAGACTTACGTGGCTCAACGCTACATGAAAATGATGATTTGTTACACAGCTCTTCTTTATCATCACGTGACGGCCTGGACCCGGCCAAACGCTTTGAGATGGGCAGTTTTGAGTGTGTGGATGTTGCATTAGAGACAAAGGAAGAGTCTTGTAGGAGAAAAAGGACAGTACCCAAAAGACAGATCCAGCTGCTGAGGCGGAACACAGATGAGTCGAAGCCCAAAACAAACACTGAAAATGTTTTGGATTCACTCCCTGCACATAAAAACTCAAAAGACACTCTTGTTCGACAACATAGCACACCAGTCTTTGTGCAAGAGAAGATGTCCAGGGAGGACCCAGCTTCACCTCAGACTGACAGGAAACAAACTTTGCAGAAATCTTTGTCTTTAGATGATGCTCCCCCTAAGACTCAAATGGCCTCCTCTATCATCAAAAGCATCCTGTCAAAGAAAATGCATGATGCACAAAAAGAAACATCGGGAATTATAAGTCCTACTGGAGATAAGAACAGGCATCCAGATATCAGTCCCAGTTCTGAACAAAGTAGCATAGAGAAGCATAGTCTAAACTCTAGCCAACACTCTGAACATATTTTTTCATCTAAAGATTTTGCTGGTAAAGGAGAGAGAAGTCCACATCCCCCACTGAAAAAATGCCCTCCAAAAGTTCCTCCAAAACCCATTTTCAGacctttattcataaatacTGGTGAAGCAGATTTCATAAGAGAAGAAACAAGGCCCATCAGAGTGGCCCATCCATTTGAGGACAAAGCACTTGTGAAACTAAACAGCAAGAATGATAAACAAGACGAAAGAGGCGGTAACCTAAAAGAGCAGTACAATAGGGACTCAGCAAATGCCAGGATCACAAGTGCTGCTCTTGCCACTCAAACAGTAACCATGCAGAGCAGAATGACAAACAGAGACACGGAGCGGCAAATGACACAAGAAAATAGAAGGCAACATGATGGGAGCGTTTTTATGTCAAAGACCCCAGAAATAACTCTCAAACCTTCCACTgtcaaagagaaaaaaaagtCGTCTCTGAAGGTTTCGCTGTCTCCTGACTTAGAACGATCCAAAGAATTTTGTGAATATCAGTCAATGGAAAAATCGGCAGAAGATGTGGACGTGGAAGTTCCAGACATGAAAGAAGATGACAAAACAAAATCTGTCATACACAAAGTAAGGGATGTGAGGAAATTGGTTAAAAACTCATACAACTTGTCTTTCAAAGGATCAAATTCAACCTCAGCTGCAGAAGATGCACCTATTCAAGAGAAAAGAGATCGGCCGCCACCAACTCCTCCAGCCTTGCACATTGAATGTAAAGCTATCAGTTGGAAGGACAAGCAAACAAGCAGTAAAGCAACCCACTGGCAAGGTGAAACACAGGCTGTTGACATATCAAAAATATCTCGACCAGGGCCGGCTGCAGAGACAAGCAGAGATACTGACATCACTGAAATAACATCCAAAGCCTCTTTGACAACAATACTGCCTACGGATTCCCAGTGTACAACCTTTGGAGGATTAAATGAACCTGGCAAAACCGCTGAAAGATCTTCCGGTCACTGTGATCAGAGTAGCATGCAAGCAATGCCGCCTAGACCCAAAAGTAAGGACAGGGAAGTTTCAGCCTTGATGGTTCTCCAGGGTGGCACATCCAAAACAATTCAGAACACCTCTAGCTCTACGATCACTGACTCCAACCAAACAAAAGATATAATCAGCAGCCATTCTGTGTCCATGCTACTGAAAGAAAAAGGAATGCAGGCAGACATTGGAGTGTGTGATGTTATCACTAATGGTGTGAGTGCTACAGCTAAACATGTCAACAGGCTTGAGGTACCTTTACAAGCCTCTTTATCGGAAGCTCATGCAAGCACAGCCAAATTGTTGCCTTGCAGTCCAACAGCATTCGACAACAGTTCTTCAATGTCAGTCCATAGTCAAGATGGCCTACATTTTAAGCCAAAGGATAAAAGTGAGATTTTCAAGCAAACATTGGCAGAAGAATCCTCAGTTGAACAAAGAAAAGAACAAGAAAAGACTAAGATATCTGCCTCAACAACTATGACACAAATTTCAACTAACCTGACAACATCTGTCAAGCCAGAGGTGAGGTCTGTTTCAAGCAGTATAAAAAATAACACCACGACAACAACTGCATCGAAAGAAATTGAGCTACCCATACAAGTCAGGTCAATTTCCAGTGATAGGCTTAAGCCATTTGTACCACCACCGAAAGCATTTAAACAGTCGTTTGCAGAAATTAAGTCAATGTCATGTGATGTTCCTAAACCAGATACGCAAATTGCATCTGTTATTAAACAGCAAACCAAGTCAACTATTGAACCAAAGAAAAATGAATTGCAACAAACATTAAACGAGGCCTCATCAAACAATACAAAAAGACTGGCTGTATCAGCTGTATCAAGCTGCAAACCACCACCCATCCCAGTGACATCAACTCCAAATTCTGTTCAGAAATCTGCAACACCAACATTTACCAGTGTGGATCAACGTCAATCTTCTGCTTTCTTTCAAGCACCCAGCTCTTCCCAGCAAATGACAACATCCTTCAGTCAAGACCATTCAATTTTACCTAGTTCCTTTGCTTACAACACTTCGATCAAACCCACAGGTTCACAGGCCTACAGCCACGCACAACCTGTGACAAGAGCATCCAATAACCGATTTAACACAGAAGACCATCGTTTCTATGCTACGGATGACCCTCCCAGCTATGATGAACGAGAGCGTTTCAGCCCGCTACGGGTGTCAGATTTGCCTCCACAAAGCCTATGCAGGCTTCATTCAAACACTATGCAATCTGCATGTTCCTGCACACAATCTTCCCACTTAAATCAAGGTCATCCCCACCACAATCCACAAATCCGGACACCACCAGTTTCACAGTCTCCAGGTCAAGTTCTCACCTGTCAAGGAGCTCCTCCACAAGCTCAGGTTCGTCCTCATCAGTGCAGGCCAGAGGGCCAGGGCCTAAATTACTTACCGGTCTCGACAAATACCACAGCTCCCCATGCCTCAGCTTTGATTCAGCCTATGCACCACCCGCGAGCCTGTCCTGTCCCAAACACACAACCTTATGGTGAAGATCACCCACCCACAGGGCCGCATATGGACAGACGGATGACTAATTGTCACTCGCCACAAGCAATAGGTCATGCACCTTATCATGAGTATGCTAACATGTCTGCTCTGGATCCCAGACCTCAGTTGTTCAGTCCCCAAGAATTACCACCATCCTTTGGTCACGATTACGGAAATGAAGGTCCAGGAGGAGCCAATGTACtgtatccagataatgcaagtGGGATTAGCTGTAGTCAAGCTCCTCGTCGGGTGCTTCTTGATCCAGACACTGGTAAATACTTTTATGTCGAAGTACCAATGCAGCCACTAAGAAAGATGCTCTTTGATCCAGAATTGGGCCAGTATGTGGAAGTTCTCATACCACAACAGGCAATGTCCCACTCTGGACTGTATCAACCAGCTGCACCACCATACTCCTCTCTGCACAATCCAGGGTTGTATGCACCGCAGTACCTACCGTATGCAGTGCCATCTTACCCGACAATCCCCAGCAGTGCCCAGCAAGTACGCCATCCAGAAGCACATCCTGTCCCAACCACACTTCATCAGACATCCTTAAGATACGGAAGTCCTGCATCCCAGATGCCAAAAACTGAACCAAAAGGCCACTCATCGCTTGATCAAAGCTATCTGGAGAACATGTATTACATTCCCACTGGGATCAACGCAAGCCCAAATTCTGCTCCTTCAGACTGCTACCACAAGCCATCCTCAAACTTGCCTCCTCCTGGTGGAAGAAGGGTATAA